A single genomic interval of Heliangelus exortis chromosome 11, bHelExo1.hap1, whole genome shotgun sequence harbors:
- the FEM1B gene encoding protein fem-1 homolog B, which produces MEGLAGYVYKAASEGRVLTLAALLLNRSESDIKYLLGYVSQHGGQRSTPLIIAARNGHAKVVRLLLEHYRVQTQQTGTVRFDGFVIDGATALWCAAGAGHFEVVKLLVSHGANVNHTTVTNSTPLRAACFDGRLDIVKYLVENNANISIANKYDNTCLMIAAYKGHTEVVRYLLEQHADPNAKAHCGATALHFAAEAGHLEIVRELVRWKAAMMVNGHGMTPLKVAAESCKAEVVELLLAHADCDRRSRIEALELLGASFANDRENYDIVKTYHYLYLAMLERYRDSQSVVEKEVLPQIEAYGNRRECRTPQELEAIRQDRDALHMEGLIVRERILGSDNIDVSHPIIYRGAVYADNMEFEQCIKLWLHALHLRQKGNRNTHKDLLRFAQVFSQMIHLNEPVKAKDIESVLRCSVLEIEQGMSRIKTTQDTDIHTAMDNYECNIFTFLYLVCISTKTQCSEEDQSRINKQIYTLIHLDPRTRDGSSLLHHAVNSSTPVDDFHTNDVCSFPNALVTKLLLDCGADVNAVDNEGNSPLHIIVQYHRPISDFLTLHSIIISLVEAGAHTDMTNKQKKTPLDKSTTGVSEILLKTQMKLSLKCLAARAVRIYNISYQNQIPRTLEEFVKFH; this is translated from the exons ATGGAGGGCCTGGCCGGGTACGTGTACAAAGCGGCGAGCGAGGGGCGAGTGCTGACCCTGGCAGCGCTGCTGCTGAACCGCTCCGAGAGTGACATCAAGTACCTGCTGGGCTATGTCAGCCAGCACGGCGGGCAGAGATCCACCCCGCTCATCATCGCCGCACGCAACGGCCACGCCAAGGTGGTTCGGCTCCTCCTAGAGCATTACCGGGTCCAGACCCAGCAGACCGGAACCGTCCGATTCGATGG CTTTGTCATCGACGGCGCCACGGCCCTGTGGTGCGCGGCGGGCGCGGGGCACTTCGAGGTGGTGAAACTTCTGGTGAGCCACGGGGCCAACGTCAACCACACCACGGTGACCAACTCCACCCCCCTGCGCGCCGCCTGCTTCGATGGCCGCTTGGACATTGTCAAGTACCTGGTGGAGAACAACGCCAACATCAGCATCGCCAACAAGTACGACAACACCTGCCTGATGATTGCTGCCTACAAGGGCCACACCGAGGTGGTCAG GTACCTCCTGGAGCAGCACGCAGACCCCAACGCCAAGGCCCACTGCGGGGCCACTGCCCTCCATTTTGCAGCTGAGGCCGGGCACCTGGAGATCGTCAGGGAGCTGGTGAGGTGGAAGGCGGCCATGATGGTCAACGGCCACGGGATGACTCCCTTGAAGGtggctgctgagagctgcaagGCTGAGGTGgtggagctgctcctggctcaCGCCGACTGCGACCGGAGGAGTCGGATTGAAGCTCTGGAACTCCTGGGGGCTTCGTTTGCCAACGATAGGGAGAATTACGATATCGTGAAAACTTATCATTATTTATACCTGGCCATGCTGGAGAGGTACAGAGACAGCCAGAGCGTCGTTGAGAAAGAGGTTTTGCCTCAGATTGAAGCTTATGGGAACAGGAGGGAGTGCAGGACTCCTCAGGAACTGGAGGCCATCAGGCAGGACAGGGATGCCCTGCACATGGAAGGCCTCATCGTGAGGGAAAGGATCCTGGGCTCTGACAACATCGATGTTTCTCACCCCATCATCTACAGGGGGGCCGTGTATGCAGATAACATGGAGTTTGAGCAGTGCATCAAGCTGTGGCTCCACGCCCTGCACCTCAGGCAGAAAGGCAACAGGAACACTCACAAGGACCTCCTGAGGTTTGCCCAAGTCTTCTCTCAGATGATCCACCTCAACGAGCCCGTGAAGGCCAAGGACATCGAGAGCGTTTTGAGGTGCAGCGTCCTGGAGATCGAGCAAGGCATGTCCAGGATCAAAACCACCCAGGACACGGACATCCACACGGCCATGGACAACTACGAGTGCAACATCTTCACCTTCCTCTACTTGGTCTGCATCTCCACCAAGACTCAGTGCAGCGAGGAGGACCAGTCGCGCATCAACAAGCAGATTTACACCCTGATCCACCTCGACCCCAGGACCAGGGATGGCTCCAGCTTGCTCCATCACGCTGTCAATTCCAGCACCCCCGTGGACGACTTCCACACCAACGACGTCTGCAGCTTTCCCAACGCCCTGGTCACCAAACTCCTCCTGGATTGCGGCGCCGACGTCAACGCCGTGGACAACGAAGGGAACAGCCCCCTCCACATCATCGTCCAGTACCACAGACCCATCAGTGACTTCTTGACCTTGCATTCCATCATCATTAGCCTGGTGGAGGCTGGTGCTCACACAGACATGACaaataagcagaagaaaacccCTCTGGATAAAAGTACGACGGGGGTCTCCGAAATACTCCTCAAAACTCAAATGAAGCTGAGTCTCAAGTGCCTGGCTGCCCGAGCAGTGCGGATCTATAACATCAGCTACCAAAACCAGATCCCCAGAACTCTGGAAGAATTTGTGAAGTTTCACTAG